The window AGATGGCCAAGCAGGCCCGAGCTGACGCGCGGATCATAGACGACCGGCATCGCGCCGCTCGACAGCTTGCCCGGATTGAGACGCTTGATCGCACGATCGCCCGCGCGCGCGCCGATCGTCACCGCATCCTCCAGATCGGCGAAGTGACGCGACGAATGATAGGCATAGTCGCGCTGCATCGCCCCGCCCTCGCCCGCGATCACGCTGGCCGAACAGCCATAGCCGGTGGTCGCATAGCCGCGCGTAAAGCCCGTGCTGGTGGCCAGCGCGATCACGCTGCGGCTGGCCGACGATCCTGCGCCCTCGCTGTTGGTGACGCCTGCGACGGCGCGCGCCGCATCTTCGGCCGCCAGTGCGCGTTCGCGCAGTTCGGTGGGCGACGGATCGGCGCCATCGTCGCCGTCGACATGGGGTGCCGCGCCCTTGAGCAGCAATTCCTCAGGCGCGAGGCCCGCCCACTGATCCTCAGGCGCCTCGCGCGCCATCGCGACGGCGCGGTCGACCAGCGCGGAGAGCGCCTCGGCCGACAGATCCGACGAGGAGACGCTCGCCGATCGGCTGCCCACGAACACGCGCAGGCCGATTTCCTCACCCTCCGACCGTTCGACATCCTCGAGCGCGCCGAGGCGGATCGACACCTGGGTCGAGCCGCTGCCGGCATAGAGCGCGTCGGCGGCATCGGCCCCCGCCTTGCGGGCGGCGGCGATCAAATCTGCGGTGCGGCTTTCGGCGTCGGCGATGGTCAGCATGGGGGCGGACTTAGGTAGCCGGGCGGCCAAGGTCAAACGCGTTGCCGATCGAAACGAGACCACGCAAAGGATCGCGCGGAGAAATCCCGATTTCGCGCCAAAAATTCGTTCCGATTCCGGATCAACTCTGGAACCAAAGCCCGAATTGCGCGTAATGATCCATTCAAGCTCATATCGCGGGTTGGGGAACGCCGTGGACGAAGAGATCACTCTGGACTTCGAGCTGGTGCTCGAAACGCTGCGATCGAACATCGATACCTATCGCGCGGCATCGGAATGCGCGCGCCGTTATCGGGTCTATGCCTTCTTCCGACATGAAGAGATGCGGCGGCAGAAATTGCTCAAGCTCGCCGATGCGGGCGCGCTGCCGGTGCCCCTGCCCTTCACCCGCCGCGTCAGCCTCGTCTTCCAGCGGATCGCGACGCGGATGCGTCTGCGCGGCTGCGAGGAGCGCCAGTCGATTGCCGAGGTGCGGCATGCCGACGTCATGCTGGGCGAACTGATTAACCGCGTCCTCGATCGCTGCGACGATCTGCCCTACGTTCACAGCTGGCTGGTCGGCCTCAAGGACGTCCTCGACGATGCCGAGCGACAGATGGATGAGCTTGAGCATCTCAACCGCCCGATGGCCCAAGCAATGGCCGCTTAGGCAGTCTGCCCGACCACGAAGCACGCCAGGAACATCAGCAGCCCCGCAAAACGGTTCGACCGGAATTTGGCGAGCGCATCGGCGGGGTCGGCGCGGTTGAGCGCCGCGACCTGCCAGCCGAGATGCGCGCCGATCGGCAGCAGAGCGGCTAGCGCGAGCGGATCGGGGCGGACCTGCCAGAAAGCCGAGGCCCAGCATCCGATCGCGATGACGTAGAGCAGGGCCACGCCGCTCCGCGCATGACGGCCGAGCGCGCGTGCCGACGATTTGACGCCCGCCAGCACATCATCCTCGATATCCTGCAGCGCATAGATCGTGTCGTAACCGATCACCCAGAAGATCGACCCGGCGTAAAGCACCCACATGACCGGCGAGAAACCGCCCGTCACCGCTGGCCAGGCGACGATCAGCGCCCAGGAGAAGACCATCCCGAGCCATGCCTGCGGCCACCAGGT is drawn from Sphingomonas crocodyli and contains these coding sequences:
- a CDS encoding TldD/PmbA family protein, producing MLTIADAESRTADLIAAARKAGADAADALYAGSGSTQVSIRLGALEDVERSEGEEIGLRVFVGSRSASVSSSDLSAEALSALVDRAVAMAREAPEDQWAGLAPEELLLKGAAPHVDGDDGADPSPTELRERALAAEDAARAVAGVTNSEGAGSSASRSVIALATSTGFTRGYATTGYGCSASVIAGEGGAMQRDYAYHSSRHFADLEDAVTIGARAGDRAIKRLNPGKLSSGAMPVVYDPRVSSGLLGHLIGAITGAAIARKTSFLLDALETEVFARGITVRDDPLRPRGLRSKPFDGEGLPTAPRDIIADGVLTGWLMDSASARQLGLAPTGHATRGVGGPPGTSATNLYLGAGALSPAELIADIKLGVYVTELIGQGVNGVTGDYSRGASGFVIRDGQIAEPVAEITVAGNLRDMYRQLVPASDLEFRRAIDAPTVRIEGMMVAGA
- the ubiA gene encoding 4-hydroxybenzoate octaprenyltransferase encodes the protein MERPDIVADSQSRGLLERLPPRMRDYVQLARIDRPIGVWLLFWPGAWAIALSGHALDRWDLFLWFGLGAWAMRGAGCVLNDIVDRDLDAKVARTASRPVASGRIGVGEAWRFLGLLCLIGLVVLLQLNMFAAIVAVASLGAVAAYPFMKRITWWPQAWLGMVFSWALIVAWPAVTGGFSPVMWVLYAGSIFWVIGYDTIYALQDIEDDVLAGVKSSARALGRHARSGVALLYVIAIGCWASAFWQVRPDPLALAALLPIGAHLGWQVAALNRADPADALAKFRSNRFAGLLMFLACFVVGQTA